A window of Fibrobacter sp. contains these coding sequences:
- a CDS encoding ATP-grasp domain-containing protein produces the protein MSQKKILLLGGGHAEIPLIQAAQNLGWYVITTGNDRKGLGHPYADKNVFVDFSDKDAMLELARSEGVQAVCSGCNDFALLSTVYVCEKLGLPGHDSYATSLEIHHKDKYRTMATRLGIPTPKAIAVHNENEFSIALSELEFPIIVKPVDLTGGKGIHRADTREGAFAAYKDAACRTRQDHIVVEEFVQGSNHGFSAMLVKGKVAFAFADNEQYFLNKYMVSGANSPTTTSEIGLSKLRDFSERIAKELSLVDGILHIQYIEKSDGTPVIIEICRRPPGDLYIKFVKYATGVDYPKFIVMAETGEDISDIVDIPTQGYWLRHCVMPTCEGAVRDVVFAPKIESNIVEKFLWFEPGDVITDKLLYKAGIVFFKFNSLAEMQEKTGEMTELARIIVE, from the coding sequence ATGTCTCAAAAAAAAATACTCCTTCTCGGCGGTGGTCACGCCGAAATACCGCTAATCCAGGCTGCGCAAAATCTGGGTTGGTATGTGATTACCACGGGGAACGACCGCAAGGGGCTTGGTCACCCTTATGCCGACAAGAACGTATTTGTTGACTTCAGCGACAAGGATGCGATGCTTGAACTTGCTCGGAGTGAGGGTGTGCAGGCTGTTTGCTCCGGGTGCAATGATTTTGCGTTGCTCAGTACCGTCTATGTCTGTGAAAAACTGGGACTCCCCGGCCACGACAGTTACGCGACAAGCCTCGAAATTCATCATAAGGACAAGTATCGCACGATGGCTACGAGGCTTGGTATTCCGACACCGAAAGCTATCGCCGTGCATAATGAGAACGAATTCTCAATTGCCCTATCGGAATTAGAGTTCCCTATAATTGTTAAACCGGTTGACCTGACTGGTGGCAAAGGAATTCATCGGGCCGACACCCGGGAGGGAGCCTTTGCTGCATATAAGGACGCGGCGTGTCGAACCCGTCAAGACCATATCGTGGTCGAAGAATTCGTGCAAGGCTCTAATCATGGCTTTTCGGCGATGCTTGTTAAGGGGAAGGTTGCTTTTGCTTTCGCAGACAATGAACAATATTTTTTAAACAAGTATATGGTTTCGGGAGCAAATTCGCCGACCACAACTAGTGAAATCGGTTTATCTAAACTTCGTGACTTTAGTGAACGAATTGCAAAAGAATTGAGTCTGGTTGATGGTATTCTGCATATTCAGTATATAGAAAAATCCGATGGAACGCCTGTTATCATTGAAATTTGCCGGCGTCCGCCTGGAGATTTGTACATCAAGTTTGTGAAGTACGCTACTGGTGTTGATTATCCGAAGTTTATCGTGATGGCGGAAACGGGAGAAGATATTTCTGATATAGTAGATATCCCTACACAAGGGTATTGGCTGCGACATTGTGTTATGCCAACTTGCGAGGGGGCTGTTCGTGATGTTGTTTTTGCTCCTAAAATTGAATCGAATATTGTTGAAAAGTTCTTGTGGTTCGAACCGGGTGATGTTATCACGGACAAACTCTTGTACAAAGCGGGAATAGTCTTCTTTAAATTCAATTCGCTTGCCGAAATGCAAGAAAAAACAGGGGAAATGACCGAATTGGCTAGAATTATTGTGGAATAG
- a CDS encoding HigA family addiction module antidote protein → MINNDFKLWVEFPPGRDLAEKLEEMGLDANDLAARMGYTPKAVNDILQGNCRITPEVAVMLEMITQISAGYWLRSQIAYDEYVAREKIKASLSDQSLWRKSFPEEVNVREWVRQTKDDEKSLMPLLKFFAVASPKAWDGYYKDAKLKVAFRISLADVKDPYATSAWIRRGEILADRDPMEKLGQPAVRKNLKAALPEIIAFASANKVRPKSKKRITYWTPEAEVVDDCMTGLQELCRKIGIRVLFVQNFKCAPIHGMYRWYKDVPLIQLHDRFEKRAAMWFTFFHELAHVLYHGKKGICLQNIEITHNYPEKEDEANAFAQKCMVEAGFEL, encoded by the coding sequence ATGATTAATAATGATTTTAAATTGTGGGTTGAATTTCCTCCGGGAAGGGATTTGGCCGAAAAACTTGAAGAAATGGGCCTTGATGCGAATGACCTGGCCGCTCGCATGGGTTATACGCCCAAGGCGGTGAACGACATTTTGCAGGGCAATTGCCGTATTACGCCGGAAGTTGCAGTTATGTTGGAAATGATTACGCAAATTTCGGCTGGTTACTGGTTACGTAGCCAAATTGCCTATGATGAGTATGTTGCTCGCGAAAAAATCAAGGCTTCGCTTTCGGATCAGTCTCTTTGGAGAAAGTCTTTTCCCGAAGAGGTTAATGTTCGCGAATGGGTGCGACAAACGAAGGATGACGAAAAATCTTTGATGCCGCTCCTCAAATTCTTTGCGGTGGCGTCCCCCAAGGCGTGGGACGGTTACTACAAGGATGCTAAGCTTAAGGTGGCTTTCCGTATCTCGCTGGCCGATGTCAAAGACCCGTACGCCACATCGGCGTGGATTCGCCGAGGCGAAATTCTTGCGGACCGAGACCCGATGGAAAAGCTGGGGCAGCCCGCAGTCCGCAAAAACTTGAAAGCTGCTCTCCCCGAAATCATCGCGTTTGCGTCGGCCAACAAGGTTCGCCCCAAAAGCAAAAAACGCATTACCTACTGGACTCCGGAGGCAGAAGTGGTTGACGACTGCATGACGGGCCTGCAGGAACTGTGCCGCAAAATCGGGATTCGTGTGCTGTTCGTGCAAAATTTCAAGTGCGCGCCGATTCACGGCATGTACCGCTGGTACAAAGACGTTCCGCTAATCCAGTTGCACGACCGGTTCGAGAAGCGGGCCGCCATGTGGTTCACGTTCTTCCACGAGCTGGCCCACGTGCTATACCACGGCAAAAAGGGAATTTGCCTACAGAACATCGAAATCACCCACAACTACCCCGAAAAAGAAGACGAAGCCAACGCCTTCGCGCAAAAGTGCATGGTAGAAGCCGGATTCGAGCTGTAA
- a CDS encoding glycosyltransferase family 2 protein, translating into MKLSFVIPCYRSENTIGTVVQEIRDTVATRPGIDYEIVLVNDCSPDNVWQVIKQLAAEDSHIKGICLAKNFGQHSALMAGYGQTTGDYVISLDDDGQTPANECFKLVDKLEEGFDVVYACHVRSTQKIYRRFGSFVNRKMAESIIGQPKNLHASSFFIARKFVIDQITQYQNSFPYIGGLIFRTTKKIGSVEIQHRKRILGESNYTLMSLLSLWINGFTAFSVKPLRIATYIGILSALSGLGFGVYIIVRKIMMPDILIGYTSMMSVVLFIGGMIMLLLGLIGEYIGRIYISINQAPQYVIREKV; encoded by the coding sequence ATGAAACTCTCCTTTGTCATCCCTTGTTATCGAAGCGAGAATACGATCGGTACCGTGGTTCAAGAGATTCGCGATACCGTCGCAACTCGACCGGGTATTGACTATGAGATTGTCTTGGTAAACGACTGTAGTCCAGACAATGTGTGGCAAGTTATCAAGCAACTTGCTGCCGAAGATAGCCACATTAAGGGAATTTGCCTTGCAAAAAATTTTGGTCAGCACAGCGCATTGATGGCCGGATACGGACAAACAACCGGAGACTATGTCATTAGTCTAGATGATGATGGACAAACGCCAGCAAACGAATGCTTTAAGCTTGTAGACAAACTGGAAGAAGGATTTGATGTTGTCTACGCCTGCCATGTCAGATCCACACAAAAAATATACCGAAGATTTGGATCGTTTGTAAATCGGAAAATGGCAGAATCCATTATCGGACAACCTAAAAATTTACATGCGTCAAGTTTTTTTATCGCTCGAAAATTTGTAATTGATCAAATAACGCAATATCAAAATTCTTTTCCATATATAGGTGGTTTGATTTTCAGAACAACAAAAAAAATCGGAAGCGTCGAAATTCAACACCGAAAGCGTATTTTAGGCGAATCAAACTACACACTCATGTCATTACTTTCGCTATGGATAAATGGATTTACCGCTTTTTCCGTGAAACCACTCCGCATAGCAACATATATAGGAATACTGAGTGCTCTAAGCGGATTGGGCTTTGGTGTGTATATTATCGTTCGTAAAATAATGATGCCTGATATTCTTATCGGTTATACATCGATGATGTCCGTTGTACTTTTTATTGGTGGCATGATAATGCTTCTTTTGGGGCTTATTGGAGAATATATTGGCCGAATTTATATCAGCATCAATCAAGCGCCACAATATGTTATCCGAGAAAAGGTTTAA
- a CDS encoding EamA family transporter: protein MLTILKYIALVGTFFIYTTSGVFSKLASQREFLSPGYIAFLACTVGVLGIYAVLWQQIIKRMDVSLAYMFKGTGVVFGLLLAHFMFGEAITTTNMVGAAIIICGITLYARP, encoded by the coding sequence ATGCTCACCATCCTTAAATACATTGCCCTGGTCGGCACGTTCTTCATTTACACCACGTCGGGGGTGTTCTCGAAGCTTGCGTCGCAGCGGGAGTTTCTCTCGCCGGGGTACATCGCGTTCCTTGCCTGCACGGTGGGCGTGCTGGGCATCTACGCGGTGCTGTGGCAGCAGATTATCAAGCGGATGGATGTGAGCCTGGCCTACATGTTCAAGGGCACGGGCGTGGTGTTCGGGCTACTGCTTGCGCACTTCATGTTTGGCGAGGCCATCACCACGACGAACATGGTCGGGGCGGCTATCATCATCTGCGGCATCACGCTGTACGCGAGGCCATGA
- a CDS encoding glycoside hydrolase, whose product MGTVKTLKFSGVLAAIITAGISATAANAAINVTVDADAGIKKISPYLYGRNIFCNEDRGDLNDVTDTLSDKEKANLETYRQAGIRYLRMNNGNNATKHNWRKNLSSHPDYYNNVYKHDWDISSKKILDNLPGVDGMYAFQLAGYVASSTAYNFKDWDWKQSHSGKNAKQTLDLAGNGTVADDGVTLIQAGDYSLYLEEWPADSTVELIKHWRDDLKYDMKRFQYWSMDNEMELWRGTHSDLPYTYPNEDGNTVAADRMVDNYIAVAKAAKAISPDLKLTGPVAANEWSWCNIAYDNESTSYVKATDRKYCWLEYFIKRLGDEQKKTTVQLLDVFDIHWYPSEKDYETWMNWHRVFFDTTYVYPGGNGIRCADISTTGSCDWNTGKGVGYKTYIFKRIADWMKKYMGENYKYTLGFTETDFIADMDAMSRALAYASFMGTFIDHGVEIFTPWTWREGMYEVVHLFSRYGHENRVQSTSSNDSLVSAYSSISNKGDSLTVIFVNRSQNATQDINLTLGSFEAADGSAETLTLSGITGETFVSHTNNALKKGTAQVASKKVSMTLPAKSITAVLFTTKNPKVVDAIATTAVRPNYSLTLQGREILVSGIQQNSRYALTNTLGQVIRSGLWNGAAGATLKLSVPATGRYILQIGGKSQTIVVK is encoded by the coding sequence ATGGGTACAGTAAAAACTCTTAAGTTTTCGGGCGTCCTCGCGGCAATAATTACCGCTGGGATTTCTGCGACAGCAGCCAACGCAGCCATCAATGTAACGGTCGATGCCGACGCAGGCATCAAGAAGATTTCCCCCTACCTGTACGGACGGAACATCTTTTGCAATGAAGACAGAGGCGACCTGAACGATGTGACGGACACGCTGAGCGACAAGGAAAAGGCCAACCTGGAGACTTACCGGCAGGCAGGCATACGCTACCTCCGCATGAACAACGGGAACAACGCTACCAAGCACAACTGGCGAAAAAACCTTTCTAGCCACCCCGACTACTACAACAATGTCTATAAGCACGACTGGGACATTTCTTCCAAGAAAATTCTGGACAACCTGCCCGGTGTAGATGGCATGTACGCCTTCCAGTTGGCTGGCTATGTGGCCAGCAGCACAGCGTACAACTTCAAGGACTGGGACTGGAAGCAGTCTCATAGTGGCAAAAACGCAAAGCAGACCCTTGACCTGGCCGGTAACGGCACGGTGGCTGATGACGGAGTCACCCTAATTCAAGCGGGAGATTACAGTCTCTATCTCGAAGAATGGCCCGCCGATTCTACCGTGGAACTGATAAAGCACTGGCGCGACGATCTCAAGTACGACATGAAGAGGTTTCAGTACTGGAGCATGGACAACGAGATGGAGCTCTGGCGGGGCACCCACAGCGACCTGCCCTACACCTACCCCAACGAAGATGGCAACACCGTTGCAGCAGACCGTATGGTGGACAACTACATTGCCGTAGCCAAGGCGGCAAAGGCTATCAGCCCTGACCTAAAACTAACCGGTCCCGTAGCGGCCAACGAATGGAGTTGGTGCAACATCGCCTACGACAACGAATCCACAAGCTATGTCAAGGCCACGGACCGCAAATACTGCTGGCTGGAATACTTCATCAAGCGTCTAGGCGACGAACAGAAGAAAACTACAGTCCAACTGCTAGATGTTTTTGACATCCACTGGTACCCGAGCGAAAAAGATTACGAAACCTGGATGAACTGGCACCGGGTATTCTTTGACACTACCTACGTGTATCCGGGCGGAAACGGGATCCGTTGTGCCGACATTTCTACCACGGGTTCTTGTGATTGGAATACGGGCAAGGGTGTTGGTTACAAGACCTACATCTTCAAACGCATTGCGGACTGGATGAAAAAATACATGGGCGAAAATTACAAATATACCCTGGGATTCACGGAAACGGATTTTATTGCAGACATGGACGCTATGAGCAGAGCCCTTGCCTACGCCTCGTTCATGGGAACCTTCATTGACCACGGTGTAGAAATTTTCACCCCCTGGACCTGGCGCGAAGGCATGTACGAAGTGGTCCACCTGTTCAGCCGCTACGGCCACGAGAACCGCGTGCAGTCCACATCCAGCAACGACTCCCTGGTATCCGCCTACAGTTCTATCAGCAACAAGGGCGATTCGCTTACGGTGATTTTCGTGAACAGGAGTCAAAATGCAACTCAAGACATAAATCTGACCCTCGGCAGCTTTGAAGCGGCTGACGGTTCTGCAGAGACACTCACCCTTTCGGGAATTACCGGCGAAACCTTTGTTTCTCACACCAACAACGCCCTGAAAAAAGGAACGGCGCAGGTAGCAAGCAAAAAAGTTTCTATGACGCTTCCCGCCAAGTCCATCACGGCGGTCCTGTTCACCACAAAGAACCCCAAGGTCGTTGACGCTATTGCGACCACAGCGGTACGCCCCAATTACAGCCTAACCCTGCAAGGTCGGGAGATTCTCGTGTCGGGAATCCAGCAAAACAGCCGCTACGCCCTCACGAATACCTTGGGCCAAGTTATCCGCAGCGGCCTGTGGAACGGTGCTGCCGGAGCGACGCTGAAACTTAGCGTTCCTGCTACGGGTCGGTACATTCTGCAAATCGGCGGCAAGAGCCAGACGATTGTGGTGAAATAA
- a CDS encoding type II toxin-antitoxin system RelE/ParE family toxin: MNILFEDKNLKKCATDKAYAQKTLGQRRANCYAVRLMQIDRADNFEQLRGLPGHYHDLIGNRAGQWACDLDQPYRLIFKSTNEGPVAQIVWAKERVAKMLEIADYHK; this comes from the coding sequence ATGAACATACTTTTTGAGGACAAGAATCTGAAGAAATGCGCTACTGACAAGGCGTATGCGCAGAAAACGCTGGGCCAGCGGCGTGCCAATTGTTATGCGGTGCGATTGATGCAGATTGACCGCGCTGACAATTTTGAACAATTGCGTGGCTTGCCGGGTCATTATCACGATTTGATTGGAAATCGAGCCGGTCAATGGGCTTGTGACCTAGATCAGCCGTACAGGTTGATATTCAAGAGCACAAACGAGGGGCCCGTCGCCCAAATCGTGTGGGCCAAGGAACGTGTTGCAAAAATGCTTGAAATAGCGGATTATCACAAGTGA
- a CDS encoding site-specific integrase produces the protein MTFFDTAVQYLEKEKYNLSSSTVRTYYWNLRKISDFKPGLDCADLTTSIIQEYKAYMIQRGNKLITVNKALTVFRIFVNKIYEDGLIKVNPFDKIKIGRVYTQRSFLTKRELKDLYLNFEDKRRFLTKTEQDTMRVFLFSCFTGLRYSDLRSLDACEIFDYKIRKQMHKTGDPVYVPIPIQARLLLPEKMSSGKVFRVVENSYFNRTLRNAAKKLGYYKHIHCHLARHTFATTCITLGIPLPATSKLLGHRNLETTLIYAKFVDPFLDKEMRKFNKL, from the coding sequence ATGACATTCTTCGACACAGCAGTGCAGTACCTCGAAAAAGAAAAATACAATCTTTCATCGTCAACAGTCCGCACATATTATTGGAATTTGCGGAAAATTTCTGATTTTAAGCCAGGTTTAGATTGCGCCGACCTTACAACCTCAATTATACAGGAATATAAGGCGTACATGATACAAAGGGGAAACAAACTCATCACAGTCAACAAAGCATTGACCGTATTTCGGATATTTGTCAATAAGATCTATGAAGATGGACTTATCAAAGTTAATCCATTTGACAAAATAAAAATTGGACGTGTTTACACCCAGCGAAGCTTCTTAACAAAACGTGAACTTAAGGATCTTTATCTAAACTTTGAAGACAAACGACGATTCTTGACCAAAACAGAGCAAGACACCATGCGTGTATTCCTTTTCAGTTGTTTTACTGGCCTCCGCTACAGCGACCTTCGTTCACTTGATGCCTGTGAAATATTTGACTACAAGATTAGAAAGCAAATGCACAAGACCGGTGACCCTGTATATGTTCCAATTCCAATACAGGCACGATTACTTTTACCTGAAAAAATGAGTTCCGGAAAGGTATTTCGCGTAGTCGAGAATTCATATTTCAACAGGACCCTCCGCAATGCAGCGAAAAAACTGGGATACTACAAACATATCCATTGCCATCTAGCAAGGCATACCTTCGCCACAACCTGTATTACACTAGGAATTCCTCTCCCTGCCACAAGTAAGCTACTCGGGCACCGAAACCTTGAAACTACCTTGATTTATGCAAAATTCGTAGACCCCTTTTTGGACAAGGAAATGAGAAAATTTAATAAGCTTTAG
- the rffA gene encoding dTDP-4-amino-4,6-dideoxygalactose transaminase — protein sequence MTKIPFNKPPFVGMELDYIKQAVESGRICGDGTFNLRCHEWLEKHTGAVKALMTTSCTHALEMSARLCNIGPGDEVIMPSFTFVSTADAFVSQGAKCVFVDIRPDTMNLDEALIEDAVTEKTKAIVPVHYAGVGCEMDKINEIAKRHNLFVVEDAAQGMMSTYKGRALGTLGDFGCYSYHETKNYSMGEGGALLINDAKYNDRAEIIREKGTNRCQFHRGEVDKYTWVELGSSYLPSELNAAYLYAELECADIINDNRMASWNEYRKRLTPLAEKGLVELPFIPEHCTHNAHMFYLKVEDFATRTALLKHLTYNGILAVFHYVPLHSSPAGVRFGRFHGDDKYTTNESNRLLRLPMFYGLKPEEIEYICGKVFEFFGV from the coding sequence ATGACAAAGATTCCTTTCAACAAGCCGCCCTTCGTAGGGATGGAACTGGATTACATCAAGCAAGCTGTAGAAAGTGGCCGTATTTGTGGAGACGGAACATTCAACCTCCGGTGCCATGAATGGCTCGAAAAGCATACGGGTGCGGTCAAGGCGCTGATGACCACCAGCTGCACCCATGCACTGGAAATGTCCGCTCGCCTTTGCAACATCGGCCCTGGAGACGAGGTAATCATGCCGTCGTTCACGTTCGTGAGCACAGCCGACGCTTTTGTGTCGCAGGGGGCCAAATGCGTGTTCGTAGATATCCGCCCTGACACAATGAATCTAGATGAAGCCCTTATTGAGGATGCAGTTACCGAAAAGACAAAGGCAATTGTACCGGTCCACTATGCGGGGGTCGGGTGCGAGATGGACAAGATAAACGAAATTGCGAAACGCCATAATCTGTTTGTGGTCGAGGACGCCGCACAGGGCATGATGTCCACCTACAAGGGCCGAGCGCTCGGAACCCTAGGCGATTTCGGGTGCTACAGCTATCACGAGACCAAGAACTACAGCATGGGCGAAGGCGGAGCCTTGCTCATCAACGATGCAAAATACAACGACCGTGCTGAGATTATCCGTGAAAAAGGCACGAACCGCTGCCAGTTCCACCGTGGCGAGGTGGACAAGTACACCTGGGTAGAACTCGGTTCCAGCTACTTGCCTAGCGAACTCAATGCAGCATACCTCTATGCGGAACTAGAATGTGCGGACATCATCAATGACAACCGCATGGCAAGTTGGAATGAGTACCGGAAACGCCTTACGCCGCTGGCCGAAAAGGGGCTGGTTGAACTCCCGTTCATTCCAGAACATTGTACGCATAACGCCCACATGTTCTACTTGAAGGTGGAAGATTTTGCGACGCGAACTGCTTTGCTGAAACACCTGACCTATAACGGAATCCTTGCGGTGTTCCACTATGTGCCTCTGCATTCGTCGCCTGCGGGCGTGCGCTTCGGCAGATTCCACGGAGATGATAAGTATACCACCAACGAAAGTAACCGTCTGCTTCGTTTGCCCATGTTCTACGGGCTGAAACCGGAAGAAATCGAGTATATCTGCGGGAAGGTGTTTGAATTCTTTGGGGTGTAA
- a CDS encoding sulfatase-like hydrolase/transferase yields the protein MDTYSINFFVASAVASILAVILSRRKRFSLTALFIAPVLHYVLFYNYDSGLIGGIFPFLVPYAGAIYTAILFAFFLTYKAVSGKQISRRKQSVVRVVLTCIALFLLILYSQVIPWGIDTFPLSNVEVILFTVFAGANEGSEEFVISSFISDALRPAFCLFACLVALLVTLSYFLSKRNIKGLFLFGKLKLTLTGRGFVENLGHLGKFFLVALAAYCLVISLFLPGIVTSAPIHALFQQPIDSELYREHYANPDSVRITAPQQPMNLIVIFLESMETNFARYTPEIDSLFKQWGIAPGGMNVSGTSWTIAGITGKLCGIPLNMPMGIEEYHGKLPTYLPHASCLMNILANQGYEQVYVQGSSGDFTQKRDFWKVHGNVAIHDIEYFKEAGKIPQDYKVFWGFEDRKLYGFVKVELDSLAERGKPFALYMLTVDTHQPFGYTDELCQEKITDEQGKFPQALRCASAQLSEFLDWARKQPWFANTVISVMGDHTMDMLSAKANIPPHEQLYWTNFILNSTLPLPPKERQYSSLDMFPTLLEAMGFSLESRAMGLGKSLYSNEPTLLERYGQKVLDSLLRERSIQYDYFLMGKPFGDD from the coding sequence ATGGATACTTACAGCATCAATTTCTTTGTCGCATCGGCAGTGGCATCCATCTTGGCCGTTATTTTATCACGTCGTAAGCGATTCAGCCTGACGGCGTTATTCATTGCTCCTGTACTGCATTATGTGCTATTCTACAACTACGATAGCGGGCTTATCGGCGGCATTTTTCCTTTTCTGGTGCCCTATGCGGGAGCGATTTATACAGCAATTCTTTTTGCATTTTTTCTCACATATAAAGCAGTCTCTGGCAAGCAGATTTCAAGGCGAAAGCAATCCGTTGTCCGCGTAGTTCTTACCTGCATCGCGCTATTTTTGCTTATCCTTTATTCTCAGGTAATCCCCTGGGGTATCGACACATTCCCTCTCTCAAATGTCGAGGTAATCCTTTTCACAGTCTTTGCTGGTGCCAACGAAGGTTCCGAAGAATTCGTCATATCGTCGTTCATATCAGACGCTCTCCGCCCAGCTTTTTGCCTGTTCGCATGTTTGGTAGCCCTCCTAGTTACTCTTTCCTATTTTTTGTCAAAAAGGAATATCAAGGGGCTTTTTCTTTTTGGGAAACTTAAACTTACTCTTACAGGCAGGGGATTCGTAGAAAACCTTGGACATCTCGGAAAATTTTTTCTAGTCGCTTTAGCAGCCTACTGCCTCGTGATATCTCTTTTTCTCCCTGGAATTGTGACCAGTGCACCAATCCATGCGCTTTTTCAACAACCAATAGACTCAGAACTCTACCGAGAACACTACGCAAATCCCGATTCTGTCCGGATTACTGCGCCGCAACAGCCCATGAACCTCATCGTCATTTTCCTTGAATCCATGGAAACGAATTTCGCTCGCTACACCCCCGAGATAGACAGCCTTTTTAAGCAATGGGGCATTGCTCCTGGTGGCATGAACGTATCGGGTACTAGTTGGACTATTGCTGGAATTACGGGCAAGCTTTGCGGCATCCCGCTGAACATGCCCATGGGCATTGAAGAGTATCACGGCAAGCTGCCCACCTATCTGCCACACGCAAGCTGCCTTATGAACATCCTCGCGAACCAGGGCTACGAGCAGGTCTATGTGCAGGGGTCAAGCGGGGATTTCACGCAAAAGCGCGACTTCTGGAAAGTTCACGGCAACGTAGCCATCCACGACATCGAATATTTCAAGGAGGCCGGTAAGATTCCGCAGGATTACAAAGTGTTCTGGGGCTTCGAGGACCGCAAACTGTACGGATTCGTCAAGGTGGAATTGGACAGCCTCGCCGAACGCGGCAAGCCGTTCGCACTCTACATGCTGACGGTCGACACGCATCAACCTTTTGGCTACACTGATGAATTGTGTCAGGAGAAGATTACAGATGAGCAAGGGAAATTTCCGCAAGCCTTGCGTTGCGCATCGGCGCAATTGAGCGAATTTCTTGACTGGGCAAGAAAACAGCCCTGGTTTGCAAATACCGTCATTTCTGTCATGGGAGACCACACGATGGACATGCTTTCAGCAAAGGCGAATATTCCACCACATGAGCAACTGTATTGGACAAACTTCATTCTAAATTCTACATTGCCACTCCCCCCAAAAGAGCGGCAGTATTCATCTCTTGATATGTTCCCCACGCTGCTAGAGGCGATGGGATTCTCGCTAGAAAGTCGAGCTATGGGATTGGGCAAATCACTATATTCGAATGAACCAACCCTACTTGAACGTTATGGTCAAAAGGTCCTGGACAGTCTATTGCGCGAACGCAGCATCCAGTATGACTACTTCTTGATGGGGAAACCTTTTGGGGATGACTAG
- a CDS encoding FkbM family methyltransferase, whose protein sequence is MEGQSFLHSIKSDHVILEDFAKEIKTCNSNVILYGAGCWAKQQYRMLQELSIEVNAIGVDADYYKPGIMFFDKEIQPIEELVKRIPNPVLWVGFNLDKKSYESLRKEFSARFGIEKIYACDCAKYENFSGQNYKHNEVVAHAEEFQWLYDRLDEDKSKEAFLSYLNQRISGDYGWAEELYDPNHYFAEDIVKLENEVFVDCGAFTGDTIQELLAKTKPQKVFAFEPDEKNYQTLVKNFAGNDDIVCLKLGAFSKKTTLSFSGGNADASKIVDDGAIQIEVDSIDNILNGDKATFIKMDIEGAELDALKGAQNTIRNYHPKLAISAYHKFEDLFTLPQYINSLDNSYKFYLRRHSHLTHELVLYCL, encoded by the coding sequence ATGGAAGGGCAAAGTTTTCTGCACAGCATCAAAAGCGATCATGTAATCCTTGAAGATTTCGCCAAGGAAATAAAAACATGTAATTCAAATGTCATTTTGTATGGAGCTGGTTGCTGGGCAAAACAACAATACCGAATGTTGCAGGAATTAAGCATTGAGGTAAATGCGATAGGAGTTGATGCTGATTATTACAAGCCAGGAATAATGTTTTTTGATAAAGAAATTCAACCAATCGAAGAGCTTGTAAAGCGAATTCCTAATCCTGTGCTGTGGGTGGGTTTTAATTTAGATAAGAAATCGTATGAGTCTTTGCGAAAGGAATTCTCTGCACGATTTGGTATTGAAAAGATTTACGCTTGTGATTGTGCAAAATATGAAAATTTTTCTGGACAAAATTACAAACATAACGAAGTCGTTGCCCATGCCGAAGAATTTCAATGGTTGTATGACAGATTGGATGAAGACAAGTCTAAAGAAGCGTTTTTGTCGTATTTGAATCAACGTATTTCCGGCGATTACGGTTGGGCTGAAGAACTTTATGACCCTAATCATTATTTTGCTGAAGACATTGTCAAATTAGAGAATGAAGTCTTTGTTGATTGTGGTGCATTTACGGGTGATACCATACAGGAATTACTCGCTAAAACGAAACCGCAAAAAGTTTTTGCTTTTGAACCGGATGAAAAAAATTATCAAACTCTAGTAAAGAACTTTGCTGGCAATGACGACATTGTATGCTTAAAACTAGGTGCATTTAGTAAAAAGACGACTCTCTCATTTTCTGGTGGAAATGCGGATGCTAGCAAAATTGTGGATGATGGCGCTATCCAAATTGAGGTTGACTCCATTGACAATATTCTTAATGGCGATAAAGCGACATTTATCAAGATGGATATTGAAGGCGCAGAACTGGACGCACTAAAGGGAGCCCAAAACACGATAAGAAATTATCACCCCAAGCTGGCAATTTCCGCCTATCATAAGTTTGAAGACTTGTTTACTTTACCTCAGTACATCAATTCTCTAGACAATAGCTACAAGTTCTATTTACGTCGCCATTCGCACTTGACGCACGAACTTGTGCTGTATTGTTTGTGA